The Culex quinquefasciatus strain JHB chromosome 2, VPISU_Cqui_1.0_pri_paternal, whole genome shotgun sequence genome contains the following window.
tctttcttttaatgtgttctaacattgaccaaaatatgagatcgatccgacatctacagccagagttattcaactgtctcattgtagacgcacttggcaggaacaatgagacagctggggaacaatgagacacactacgaaaatcaagatttttctagtaaaacatcatgtttttgtattgttccattgcaggtgacttgccttgaacattttagagcaattttaccaacatgaaactttaattaacaaaagttatactaaaaagtatttaaattttgtaaaatccgtatatttataccaaataactttgtatttttggtttaatgaagttaaaactcaataaatatgccaaaaatcacttttaattcatgttttgaaagatttccatggattttgaaaagtttaatgaagaaaaatcaaagtgtctcattgttacccatgagctgaaatgagtggggaacaatgagacagtcctggatactgggtatattctaaattttggccaaacctaatgaaaggacattgtagcccaactcaatccctatggaacgtcaaaagaaatttgaagaaatattagttttggtgttaatggcagcctacgagcgaaaaagtaatttttgtccataatttacttttacatcccagaatcaaacatttatgaataacttttcaaggaagcgTCCATAAcaaaagccactataatggcagacgtgtatccagtagacacacctttctcccaaatatgagcctgattggttgaaactacgacttgtgagcgCCATtctatcattgttccccgtgtctcattgatgactactctaccctaaacttaacaagataaatgcatattaaaatgcttaaaataacagGCTTTTCATACTAAAAGCCTACATATTTCTGCGATATTACATTTAATTCgttaaataatgtaaaaaaatattttactcgCAGCTGAATCTTTTGTTTGATCAGgattttatttcaatgtttatgaaaCATAGTCTTAATGAGTACATGAAGCTTGAATATTGAGTTAAAATATGCTGCGTCATCTGATCTTACACCAAATACCATTGAAATAccaacagagagagagagagcggtaTAAGCAAACTCCAGCGACATACTTTCGATGAATATTTTTATCTCATTAATTGTTACGAAAATTGTTTTCCAAAAATAGAATGCAGGTTTTCGCGTATGTTTTTTGTAGacattattatttttccatTCATTCCATATCATCAACTTTCCACCTGACCTCCACCGCCACCGGCAGTGCTTCACCGAGTGTCTGATGAAGCGATCGGGCTTCATGTTCGACGACTACTCGTACAACAAGACGCTGATCATCGGCTTCGCGGGACGCTACCTGGAACCGGAGGGTACGTACGCACAAACACACAAGTGGCAAGTGCACGTGACACTTACACCGTGTTTTCGGTGAAATTTTAGCCGCCGCCGTTGTTTACTTTGCACTCGAAGCCGTTCGACACCTTTTCTCTTGCTTTTGTAatttaattgctttttttttttgcttcatttcTTTTAGGCACAAACAGTTTGGGAAAATTGCGCGGACAAATTTGGCACGACGGTGTGCGTAACCGGATTTGAAATGTATCAGTGTATCCACGAGACGGCCGTTTCTGAATGGGTGGAAAGTAATTTCTAGGCCTCACCGCCACCAAGCTTGACACCAGGTTGAATGTCATTGCAGCCGGAAAGAACTGAACGATGATTTGATTATGGGTGGaccattcaacatttttgttatgtAAATTTTAACATCAGTTCATTGAGTTCGTTTTTCATGATTTAGACTTAAGTTAGTTTTCTTAAGTATTTATGAagagttttatttatttgactttttatttatttcattatttatttatttatttgcatgcATGAATATTATTGCAAGGCGATTTTGCTATTTCAACATAACGTGCATGATTTAGATAAGACAAAGTTTGAAGCTTTAAtagaataaaaagttaaatatggTATAAGTGACAACATTGCTTTATCTGATAAATGTAGTCTATACAATCTTAACAGTGTtctgtttgtattttttaaggttgGTTTTAGGCAGAgttgcggagtcgggtcatctttcaaacgactccgactccggctttctgagttaaaccaactccgactccgactctggctCCAGCTTTCAGCTCcaactgactccgactccagctttcaacaaattgatGACGCCGACTCCGAATCCTTCTCAGTATTgagaatttcttaaaatatgaaataataaCATCACTCACACGTTCagatcccgagcaggggtaaataacacgggaataccaaatgttggtattacttgggcaaagaacagggaccaaaatgtgcccttggttgcccagtaatagatgataaaataccatgttattccaagggtaaaataatacctcaaaataaaaccttttcaataccaagttgaggtcttttGGATTtatgaacattgcttgaatatcaaaacttggtattgccatggttttattttttattattcctGCGCcccattttagcgcaaaattaattattttgtcaaaattggtcacaatcttcccatagtttcagagaaatttgataaaatactgtaataccaaaagaatatcaaaatgtggtgttcgaccattgacaaattcttccattttgcaatatcaaaacaataccttaaattggtatgataccacattttgctcttgcataatcgttaagacaaatttcaaagggtccaggaataccaaaatttggtaataataccagagaaaggtattattacccatttcccttgttatttacccatgctcgggatcaCACTTCCACGGATACCGTAAACCGTACATTGATGTTCGGGGTGACATTGACaggttgaaatttatttttcaaactgaTAAATAATAATCAAATACAAATAGAATGGTGTGGAgcatggtagagaagtgttcggaGTATCTCAAGTAGCAGTTTCCAATAAACTTTGAAATGTGACATGTTTATCTCAATTAAAATGAATTCAAACCGCAAAACGGATTGCATTGTCTAATTCTAAGAAGGATTCATGAACCCAAATCAATTATCACTTGGACCATCAATGTTTCGCTCAATCCAGTCAGTATGCAAACTGGCCTTCGCGTACGCTCCCGGAACGCCAGCCTGACCACAACCGATTCCCCAAGCCACGATTCCGGCCAGCTGGTACCGGTTACCGTTTTCAGCGCTCGGACAGGCCAGCGGAGATCCTCCATCGCCGGTGCACGTATCGACTCCTTCCTCTCCGCCGGCACACATGAACGATCGGTGCAGTTGGAAGGTTGCTCCGAGGCGAGTTTTACGGAATGCGGACTGGCAGTTTTCGTGATCCATGACGGGCAGTTCAAcctttttgagaatgttttgaTAGCTCGGCGAGTCAAAGCGCTCCTTGCCCCATCCGGTGGCGATGCAATTTTGCTCGTTGTCGAAGGACTTGCCCTGGGGAGCAAGACACAGCAGCTGGATGTGCTCGTCGGGATGGAATGGTTTCTCAAGAATAAGGAGGGCAATGTCGTTGAAAAGAAACTTTTGGTGATAATTCTCGTGGATGATAACTCGGGATACTTTTTGTTCCTGAAATTGAAGAAGTTTCCCttttaaaattagatttttttctcgATTCATAACGACCCAGCGTACCTGAAAAGCCAGCACCTCATCCGTAGTCTTGGAGTCCCACTCTCCGGCGCGTACTACGAGACGCTCGTTCTGCCTGCTAAACACACAATGACCTGCGGTCACGACAACATTTGGTCTAATCAGTGAACCGCCACAGACGTAGCTGTCGCCAGCAAACAGAGCAACCATCCAGGGGAACTCGCCAAACTCAGTTTCACCCTGAGTCGCGTGAGTTATTCTAAAACCAGCCCCGTCCATATTTCGGGTTCCACAATCGTTAAAAATGGGAGGTTCTTTTATTTGATCGCCTGAAGCTGGATCGATTGTTACGGGCGGAATAACATTTTGGCAGCACACTTTCAGGTAATCTTCACAATCAGCATCTTCTTGAAATCTACAGAATAGGTTATGTTTAGTTCCAGACAAATCCATTTCGTAAGACCTTTATACcttatatcaaaaaaatgttcaccTCCAAAATTGTCATCTGCGCATTGGTTCAACGGAACACAAGTTCCATCgcactaaaagaaaaaaacaaataaaataacgaaaacatacaaactttaaaaaatacgtaCTGCACAATTTACTTTAGCGATCATCACTTTCAGAATAACCAAAAACAGCAACATTGCTGTGCTCAGCATGGTGCTAGTAGCCATCGTGACTGCTAGACTGAAACTGAACTAGATCGTTCGTCCGAGAGCGAAATAATAGCAAAATCTGTTATCAAAGTTTGTAGACAAGCTGAATGATGCTTTAATACACTTATTAATCAGTGTCAGTGTTGGTCGAGGATCGTCTTTCAGAAATAATTCGATGAATAACAGTATCACTATTGGGGAAACCCCCCAGGAAATATGCAATGGTTTTGTGGGTGCTAAACTGTAAGTTGGATGaagaaatttgcagattttaaatttaatcatttaatcatttttccACAAATATCCTACTTTTTCGTAAATTTGCAATATCTCCTGGTACCAAGAAATGGTTTTAATTCAATCAATAGTAAAAAATTAATTCATCGCATCTTATGAATGAAACATGCCTTGCTAAGTTAGAACGAGAATAAAATTGTAGTAACTTCTGTTATCAGAACGGAATCACTTTAAGTCGTGGAGAGTTTGTGTCTAAAGCGTAAGACAGATCTCCGGGGAACCccgcaaataaaaacaaacgagtctgtttttttttaatgacaatTGTTTACTTACGAGTTTACTAAATTCTGGCCGTAGTATCAATCTCCTACGTTTCTTGTCGTacatacgtgcattttgggccaaaattGAGTTATGAACGCCATTTTgtttaccgtcagtgggggtgactatgggtcaaataacgatacacctctcgtattttcttaataattcttaatagaaaatctttcaacgtagatttgttcttagatagtttactaacattttttccaaaatatggtggattttgatgaacattaCCTTAAATgcctattgtttgaaaattgacccaaactcaccccttagagggggtgacattgggtcaaatgaaaataaaatgatgctcaaatacaacgatatggtaaaaacaagtcatccaacagtgtttcttgttcgagggaatcgtattaacacgctacaatgtttaagtggagattttcaaacatttgggtagttttcgagcaattctaacaaaaatattagaaaaatgattttttgagaggtcatttttatccaaaaacgtaccccaactttagactgctgccaaaataacaggatttgttcgaggaacgagatttttgcagcgaagtcatcttaagatgtcccctacacaaccctttcaacagaattcattttcattgagaagaacctgagaaatggtaaaatccgtcaaaaatcactttgacccaatcgcaccccccagactcaatgtcacccccactgacggtagctttcaatgcctcaccttttgatctTCATAGAACCCTTAAAATTCcacttcaatcctgagatattcaatataaACTTAAACAATTCAATTTTGTCACTCGACATAAGAAAGTAGTAGCGATCTGATCGTGAAATTTTGTCACATCCTGCAAGTTCAGAATTTAGGCAGAGGACATTTTGTCACATGAGTAATTCTCTGAAGCTGTGGACACATGAGTAATTCTCTGTAGCTGTGtgtgatttggatgaaaatttttgtgtattttttctaTGGCAAACGAGTCATTTTGTCATCTATACaagtttcattaaatttttgcagctgtccatacaaaaaaatcaaatctgctattgaccttcccttggtattaaaaacatcacgcattaggtattggggtccttttcaacCCCAAGCTTTAAATAATCGTCAAAATCCAGTTTTTACCGATTTCGGTACTTTTGATCACGAATGAAAGCTTAGTATGTCGCCTTTTCGAAACtgacctggaaaaccggatttggtcactgtgggcACATGAAATCGGCAACAACCGAAAAAAAGACCTTTtggagaccccaactttgacgacctgtatttccggcaaatttcaaccattCAGGATACTGTGGATTACATTCGACGGACTttaccacaaatattaatatcagggccaggtgacctaccggttccggaaatctggaacatccgaaaagtttatgttttactgtttttcacgatACCAATACACTTatgatagttgaaattaatcgataaaacttactaaaaatacaatacaTGATTGCCAGAACCCCTTAAAAGTGTTACTGGCCACTTCCGAGTAACCTGGAACCGTTCCCGGATAGCCGATGAACGGCCCACTTGACTTTAttggtgaaaacccatcatgttgcacatcaaactccattaaattgaaagatatgtccatctttggtaatgccgtcgttcactgagccatcctggccaatctggaaccggttaccggtggtcccttggggacactttcggaatatgagagaatccTATCGTCCGAcacatcaaacttcatgaaattgaaagatatgtcaatctacggtcatgcagttgtttgctgacccattctgaccaatctggaaccggttaccgatgGCCCCTGGGTTTTCAGAttggacactcccggaatatgagcctaaagaatcgagccaggagGTATCTCTTACGATTAtccaaaattcttatttttttgtcacCCAATTTTAATATTGGATATGTGTTGTGACGAAGAATGGCAtctttaatatttgaaaacaaaaacggaaaaaatgaaaaaaatgtgttgactTTACTTTAAAATGTAGAATGCAGTCGAAAAGTACTACATTAATTTCGGTATCGTGCACCgttttgacttcctcacctcAGTGGGTGAtatgtgtagacatgattttttccacacgattatctcagaactggctgaaccgattttggccggatccaccGTATTCTGTCCGTTTTGGgttcccctaagaccctattaaattttattctgtttagtgaagtacttttaaagttatgccatgaaaaagttctttgtagctacaaaaaagagtgatttttgcataacctcaaaggccgggtctttttgcttacgcgcgagagtcgcgcagcatgcaAATCGCCCGGTTGGCACATTGCTTGAGCAGTGTCTGCGCctcttctggaaaaaagtctgtattaattatgttgctgaatacatcattttatctcgacaaagatttacgaaaactttttactgaaatatacaactcataagacattgtttactaagactaggggacagcatgcaattccatcgtgcacctatTGTGCATATCAGTACttttattttggagagttggttaaacaagaattgaaaatttctgttctggtaaaaacaataattattaaaaaaaaaaataaatgaaaaaataatttaaaaaattaaataaaaaaaaattataaaaaaaaaactcttcaatTAGTTGACATTAGGTAAAATTTGTTTGTTACATCCACCGAAAAAGTCTCCAAAAAGATGCCCACTTTTACATTTCAGCCTCCTCCTTCTCCAAACCGTACAATTCCGTCGTTCTAAAGATCCAATCGTAGTACATGCTACTGTTGACGTACACTCCCGCAATCCCTGTCTGGCCACAGCCGATACCCCAAGCAACGATTCCAGCCAGCTGATAGCGACCGTCTTCGTCGCCACTGGGACACACCAGCGGAGATCCTCCGTCACCGGTGCAGGTATCGACTTCCGTCTCTCCGCCGGCACACAGGAACGATTCGTGCAGGTTGAAAGTGCTTCCTAACCGAGTTGATCTCAATGCGGTTTCACACCCCGAGTGGGTTACTATTGGCAGCTGGaccttcttcaaaattttgctaTAGCCTGGCGTGTCGAAGCTGGTTTGTCCCCAACCGGTTGCGATGCAGTTCTTTTCATTTTCGAAGGACTTTTCTTGCGGAGGTAGGCAGATTAGCTGGATGTGCTCGTCGGGTTGGAACGGTTCGTCCAGAAATAGGAGGGCGATGTCGTTGTATAAGaaagattggttgaaattttcgtGGATCCAGATTTTGTCTATACGACGTTCCTGAAAAGATCACAAATGTTTGAGTGATTCAAACATACAAATTGATATTTAGTTATAACACCTGATAAGGCAACATTTCTTTGACAGTGTTAGCATCCCATTCACCAGCTCGCACTATCAAATCAGCAATCTGTTTCTTGTTCACGCAATGCGCCGCCGTAACCACAACATTGGGTTCGATCAGCGATCCTCCGCAAAAGTACCACTTATCAAGCTTCCCGTGCTGCTGACCTTTAACCTCTAGCAGCCCAACGATCCACGGGAATTCCCCAAACTGGGTACCCCACGGCACTGCGTCAACCACTCGAAATCCCACCCCATTGACGTTTCTCCTGCCACAGTCCTGAAACGTCCTCTTCTGCGCTTCATTGGGTCTCTCGTCGATGATATCCTTTTCGCTGCAGCAAACTTCAAGGTGGTGACTGCAAAGGTGCTCCGATTTTTCAATTCTGTTGAATAACAATTGCAATAAAATCTTTGAAACCAATTAAAACTTGTCTCTTACCGTAGCTCAAATAAACCTGGTCCTACAAAGGTAGTTGAACATTTTCCTAGTGGTACGCATGTTTCATTGCactgaaatgataaaaataaagatCAAATTTGAGTCCACTAATTCCAATCTAATATCAAACCTGGCTTTGAACCCCAATGAAAATTAATGCAATTGATGTAAGCTGTAAAAAGGCTCCCGCCATGCCAATGTACTTGGTCATTTTGATTTCCGAGATGCAACTGGGACAAGCTTCATCAAGTGAGTGGTATTTAAGTGACgctgtgttattattttttcagatttccTTGTTTAGAATTAAGTAGACAATAATCACAACAAAAAGGgaactcaaaaaaaaagtcgagagACATGGAGTAGAATCATTCCATTCCTGGACGGGGGATGACGAAACGACACAacactacacccaaaggaaaaatatatctcaaaatctgcaacattggatttgctgcagaaaatgtcatattttataacattttttgcagcaagcccgtagatcatttttgcccgcgtgtaaaaatttcagcgatctgcagttctcaccaacacatataaagctggcccgtccccgagcaacactccaaagagaagcatatgttggtgctctttcactcacttttcatcaagcgtccatggcgcggtggtagcgtgtcggatcaataaccaagaagttggtggttcaatcctcgttctgctaagtgtttttttgtgaaatacaaccaaaaagccgtcggtaatgtcgataattgtcggtaacgggcaaaaatgtcatactcctatatcgcaaaaaatgcatgaggacagatttcatgcagatattgatatactttcatgccaccatgcatcacaatcatgcgactgccagttgggtgtagtgAGTACGATCCAGCACGAATTAAAGAAGAGATCTAAACAGCTGTTTTGAGAAtcatgaacaagcgttcatgaaaatgggaaccacgaacaaagtgttcagattgcatggtacgtttttcaatttCACGAACGCTTTTTTCACGATTTAGGGAAcccatttttctccgtgtataatTTGGTTGCAAAGTGACCCATGTTtagagttaaaaaaatacatgaaatgtCCTTCAAACCCAATGACAAGTCTAAATTGGTATCCTGACCGCCCAAAGCAAATCTAAATTGCTTCCTTTCACTGCGTCACAGAAGTGGGTACTTAATATTTGATGAATGTTACAGTTCGGTCCAGATGCAGATTTGCAGAATTGTGTCATTCCCAACCCAGTCGGAAGAATCTTTTCACATGTTTCCAAACGGGGTTTTTTCCTTGCAATATGTGTTTTCTCGTTCCCTTCTGGGTAAACAACCCAAACAAGCCATTGTGCCTTTTAATTCACATTTTCGCACTACTTTACTTAAAGGTTGGCTGACATGAGAACCTTCGCACACTTGAAACCGGTGTACGTACAACCCTTCACTTTGGTTGACAAACGTACGGAAAACAACGCGCCGCCCATACGTACGTTCAGGGGCAGGGCGAATTCGAATCTCATCATTGCACCTTAGACACTGGCGCTGCCTGGATCATCAGATCGGGCGATGTGATAGCTCTGAATGGCGTTTCCATGCAGGACAGGGgtgttcaaatttgatttactcCAAGCATTATTTTGgtctacaaaaaattaaattagaacAAAGGACTAGACCCTCaacgattttgatcaaactagGAGGAAACGTTCATCTagcgatagttaacagaaattctATGTTTGGTGCCGATTGAaccattaacactggaacgcccaacgcatgtccaacttacacggacgcccaagcctcccaaaaagggtggaacggtaacttcaactcgctggttctcgggcattactcaaccaatcgggacgattcttgtttccagtgaaaatccgccggcatctgaaccggtccacaattcacaagtcaacctatgtggcatcagaaagggaatacaat
Protein-coding sequences here:
- the LOC6045840 gene encoding general odorant-binding protein 56d — its product is MKRFNLFDVTLRLVLAVTLAALIRPSSGQDFKGAIDQCTKEFDMDMDVVISLKYGDFSERDPLIECFTECLMKRSGFMFDDYSYNKTLIIGFAGRYLEPEGAQTVWENCADKFGTTVCVTGFEMYQCIHETAVSEWVESNF
- the LOC6045839 gene encoding phenoloxidase-activating factor 2; this encodes MATSTMLSTAMLLFLVILKVMIAKVNCACDGTCVPLNQCADDNFGGEHFFDIRFQEDADCEDYLKVCCQNVIPPVTIDPASGDQIKEPPIFNDCGTRNMDGAGFRITHATQGETEFGEFPWMVALFAGDSYVCGGSLIRPNVVVTAGHCVFSRQNERLVVRAGEWDSKTTDEVLAFQEQKVSRVIIHENYHQKFLFNDIALLILEKPFHPDEHIQLLCLAPQGKSFDNEQNCIATGWGKERFDSPSYQNILKKVELPVMDHENCQSAFRKTRLGATFQLHRSFMCAGGEEGVDTCTGDGGSPLACPSAENGNRYQLAGIVAWGIGCGQAGVPGAYAKASLHTDWIERNIDGPSDN
- the LOC6045845 gene encoding phenoloxidase-activating factor 2, coding for MTKYIGMAGAFLQLTSIALIFIGVQSQCNETCVPLGKCSTTFVGPGLFELRIEKSEHLCSHHLEVCCSEKDIIDERPNEAQKRTFQDCGRRNVNGVGFRVVDAVPWGTQFGEFPWIVGLLEVKGQQHGKLDKWYFCGGSLIEPNVVVTAAHCVNKKQIADLIVRAGEWDANTVKEMLPYQERRIDKIWIHENFNQSFLYNDIALLFLDEPFQPDEHIQLICLPPQEKSFENEKNCIATGWGQTSFDTPGYSKILKKVQLPIVTHSGCETALRSTRLGSTFNLHESFLCAGGETEVDTCTGDGGSPLVCPSGDEDGRYQLAGIVAWGIGCGQTGIAGVYVNSSMYYDWIFRTTELYGLEKEEAEM